A region from the Polyangiaceae bacterium genome encodes:
- a CDS encoding HAMP domain-containing histidine kinase codes for MGTKKTLGVAARAAVVAIGYAVASGAYIVLSSAWAGDVAPNPETQTATEITKGLGFVLVTALLLFVAMRHHLRRLVSIERELAAVEGETARAHYATNVAEIASALAHEMKNMVGAMRLNVDLLLTTTTSNEQRESLEDLSHAIQRLDTLSRDLMQRATRTDSPRDETWFALDELARDCVQLVGLVRRRHQCKIELRAEPVEALADRRDLEQVILNLLTNAVDATDARGHVRLQVHGADSPIALSVEDDGPGVPRDLTERVFEPLFSTKASRGSGVGLAVSRRLLDRSDGNLTLARPEDGRGARFEVALRTRHARRKAD; via the coding sequence GTGGGGACGAAAAAGACCCTGGGAGTTGCGGCGCGGGCCGCCGTGGTGGCGATCGGATATGCCGTGGCGAGCGGCGCGTACATCGTGCTCAGCAGTGCCTGGGCCGGCGATGTCGCGCCCAATCCCGAGACTCAGACGGCGACCGAGATCACAAAGGGCCTCGGCTTCGTCCTGGTCACGGCGCTGCTGCTGTTCGTCGCCATGCGCCATCACCTGCGGCGCCTGGTGAGCATCGAGCGAGAGCTCGCGGCGGTCGAGGGGGAGACGGCGCGAGCGCACTATGCGACCAACGTGGCCGAGATCGCGTCGGCGCTGGCTCACGAAATGAAGAACATGGTGGGCGCGATGCGTTTGAACGTCGATCTGCTGCTAACCACGACGACCTCCAATGAGCAACGCGAGTCCCTCGAGGACCTCTCGCACGCGATACAGCGTCTCGACACGCTCAGCCGTGACTTGATGCAGCGAGCCACCCGGACGGACAGTCCTCGAGATGAAACCTGGTTCGCCTTGGACGAGCTCGCTCGCGACTGCGTCCAGCTCGTTGGGCTCGTGCGAAGGAGGCACCAGTGCAAGATCGAGTTGCGCGCAGAACCCGTGGAAGCCCTGGCTGACCGCCGCGATCTGGAGCAGGTCATCCTGAATCTGCTCACCAATGCAGTCGACGCCACGGACGCCCGAGGGCACGTGCGGCTCCAGGTGCACGGCGCCGACAGCCCCATCGCCCTGAGCGTGGAAGACGACGGCCCGGGTGTGCCTCGAGACCTCACTGAGCGCGTATTCGAGCCGCTATTCAGCACCAAGGCGAGCCGTGGCAGCGGAGTAGGGCTCGCGGTATCGCGGCGCCTGCTGGACCGAAGCGACGGCAACCTGACCCTCGCAAGGCCAGAAGACGGCCGCGGCGCGCGCTTCGAAGTGGCACTCCGCACGCGGCACGCCAGACGCAAAGCCGACTAG
- a CDS encoding HupE/UreJ family protein translates to MLRTLVALLVILWSSTALGHQLGRSYCTVRTVPGGVDVTVETTAAHLVPSLGLSSRTPSAEELRMARPRLFQQLEDRVQARTPGGACQVEPGSYQIVSREGEPAVAAELHFACPAGPVTLRNSWRLDVDPASESVCAIDGAAWVFRIGAEERAIGTPPRMTSVLGSFVKLGMLHVFSGVDHVLFVIALLVAAALVCRQRSVARGYRSMAGIVTGFTLGHSVTLIAAGLGWVRMDPRITESIIALSIVVVGIENLVRRDARFRTLTAALFGLVHGFGFATVLAETELPRRGAVWALLSFNVGIELAQLCIVTVVFPLLALAARRKWYERAVLVPISAAVAIVAAIWFVKRATGASFLPWLGS, encoded by the coding sequence ATGCTCCGCACGCTCGTTGCGTTGCTCGTCATCCTTTGGTCGAGCACAGCCTTGGGGCACCAGCTCGGCAGGAGCTATTGCACCGTGCGCACGGTCCCCGGCGGCGTGGACGTCACGGTGGAGACCACGGCGGCGCACCTGGTGCCGAGCCTGGGCCTTTCGTCGCGCACGCCCAGCGCAGAGGAGCTCCGAATGGCGCGGCCGCGGCTGTTCCAGCAGCTGGAGGATCGCGTGCAGGCTCGCACCCCCGGCGGTGCGTGCCAGGTCGAGCCCGGCAGTTACCAGATCGTCAGCCGCGAGGGCGAGCCCGCGGTCGCCGCCGAGCTTCACTTCGCGTGCCCAGCGGGGCCGGTCACGCTGCGCAACAGCTGGCGCCTCGACGTGGATCCGGCGAGCGAGAGCGTGTGCGCCATCGACGGCGCCGCCTGGGTCTTTCGCATCGGTGCCGAGGAGCGCGCCATCGGCACGCCCCCACGCATGACCTCCGTGCTCGGCTCCTTCGTGAAGCTCGGCATGCTCCACGTATTCTCCGGAGTCGACCACGTGCTGTTCGTGATCGCCCTGCTGGTGGCCGCGGCGCTGGTGTGCCGGCAGCGCTCCGTCGCCCGCGGCTATCGCAGCATGGCCGGCATCGTCACCGGCTTCACCCTGGGGCATTCCGTCACGCTCATCGCCGCCGGCCTCGGCTGGGTGCGCATGGACCCGCGCATCACCGAGAGCATCATCGCCCTGTCCATCGTCGTGGTGGGCATCGAGAACCTCGTCCGGCGCGACGCCCGCTTCCGCACCCTCACGGCCGCACTGTTCGGTCTTGTCCACGGCTTCGGCTTCGCGACCGTGCTCGCCGAAACGGAGCTCCCACGGCGAGGCGCCGTGTGGGCGCTGCTCTCCTTCAACGTCGGCATCGAGCTCGCCCAGCTCTGTATCGTCACCGTCGTGTTCCCGCTGCTCGCCCTGGCCGCGCGCCGCAAATGGTACGAGCGCGCGGTATTGGTACCAATATCAGCGGCCGTGGCCATCGTCGCCGCCATCTGGTTCGTGAAGCGCGCGACGGGAGCCAGCTTCTTACCCTGGCTCGGCAGCTGA
- a CDS encoding efflux RND transporter permease subunit produces the protein MIGNLARLVIKYPLLTVLGTLALVIVGVRSYRDLPIDAVPDLTNVQVQVLTSAPGLSPVEVERLVTQPVELAMTGIPHVSRIRSVSRSGVSAVTLVFEDSMDLAHARQLVAQRLPTAREAIPPSAGRPQLGPLTTSLGEVYHFTLRWPGHTLREARTLLDWDVAYRLRSVPGVVEVNSWGGDTRQVEVRLREKELLSAGVTPVMVEEAVLGAGENVSAGFIERSEEGTFVRAQAAYHEPEDVGQQVVTTRSGQGVTRVVLVKDVADVVDGSAPRFAAATADGQGETVYTMVQMIAGGNAHDVVSRVKERLAEIEKSLPEGVVIEPFYDRASFVDEVLHTVRKNLLEGGVIVAIVLLLMLGNLRAGLLVASVIPLSMLGAFTLMNWFGVSGNLLSLGAIDFGLVVDGSVVVVEGALAAMAARELTGKQAMGRVAGEMGRAVTMAVLIIAIVYVPVLLLEGMEGKMFRPMALTVLFALGTALVLTFTWVPAVGGLVLTKASHEEPRLVRWMQRAYAPVLHALVNRWKLAAGGVTALVTAGALVAVTSGAEFVPRLEEGDVAIQVTRPPSVSINEAARGTTAVEKALEKFPEVVRVVSRTGSPDVATDVMGPEQSDVFVILKPRSEWTTAKDASGFAAAFEPELSKALPGSAFGFTQPIEMRVQELIGGVKADVGVKIFGDDLPTLKRLAQQVSRVISSTPGAADVRIEPMSGLSMLTLQPDTQALGRLGVRSPELLEWVQALRVGRPVGRLIDGQRRFDVMLRMSQPPVADDGPIQAARIPLSDGRWVRLGDVVRVSTSDGPAQVSREQGRRRVLLEANVRGRDLASFVHELQARIAQVKMPPGYYVEYGGEYENLARAGARLAIVVPLTLAVILVLLYLAFGSIRPALLIFVNVPAAATGGFFALSLRGLDLSISAAVGFLALFGVATLNGVVLLASVQNRQQQGEETRAAVLNAAKDRVRPVMATALVAALGFVPMALATGTGAEVQRPLATVVIGGLVTASLVTLLALPALYVRFGGRVET, from the coding sequence ATGATCGGCAATCTCGCTCGCCTCGTCATCAAGTACCCGCTGCTCACGGTGCTGGGCACGCTGGCCCTCGTGATCGTGGGCGTGCGCAGCTACCGCGACCTGCCCATAGACGCCGTGCCGGATCTGACCAACGTGCAGGTCCAGGTGCTCACCAGCGCGCCCGGGCTCTCACCGGTGGAGGTGGAGCGCTTGGTGACGCAGCCGGTGGAGCTGGCGATGACCGGCATTCCTCACGTGTCGCGGATTCGCTCGGTGTCCCGCTCCGGCGTGAGCGCCGTGACACTGGTGTTCGAAGACAGCATGGACCTGGCGCACGCGCGCCAGCTCGTCGCCCAGCGGTTGCCGACGGCGCGGGAAGCCATCCCGCCGAGCGCCGGGCGGCCTCAGCTCGGCCCCCTGACCACCAGCTTGGGCGAGGTGTATCACTTCACGCTGCGTTGGCCGGGGCACACGCTCCGCGAAGCGCGCACACTGCTCGACTGGGACGTGGCCTATCGCCTGCGCTCGGTCCCCGGCGTGGTGGAGGTGAACTCCTGGGGCGGCGACACGCGGCAGGTGGAAGTGCGCCTGCGGGAGAAGGAGCTCCTGAGCGCAGGCGTCACGCCGGTGATGGTGGAAGAGGCCGTGCTGGGTGCCGGCGAGAACGTGAGCGCGGGGTTCATCGAGCGGAGCGAAGAGGGCACCTTCGTGCGCGCGCAGGCCGCGTACCACGAACCCGAAGACGTCGGGCAACAGGTCGTGACCACGCGCAGCGGCCAAGGGGTGACGCGAGTGGTGCTGGTGAAGGACGTGGCGGACGTGGTGGACGGTTCCGCGCCGCGCTTCGCCGCTGCCACCGCGGACGGCCAGGGCGAGACGGTCTACACCATGGTGCAGATGATCGCCGGCGGGAACGCCCACGACGTGGTCAGCCGAGTGAAGGAGCGCCTGGCGGAGATCGAGAAGAGCTTGCCCGAAGGCGTCGTGATCGAGCCGTTCTACGATCGCGCGTCGTTCGTCGACGAGGTGCTCCACACCGTACGCAAGAACCTGCTCGAAGGCGGCGTGATCGTGGCCATCGTGCTCTTGCTCATGCTCGGCAATCTACGGGCGGGGCTGCTCGTGGCGTCGGTGATCCCGCTCAGCATGCTGGGCGCGTTCACGCTGATGAACTGGTTCGGCGTGAGCGGGAACTTGCTCAGTCTGGGCGCCATCGACTTCGGCTTGGTGGTGGATGGCTCCGTAGTGGTGGTGGAAGGAGCACTGGCGGCCATGGCCGCCCGGGAGCTCACGGGCAAACAGGCCATGGGACGCGTGGCCGGAGAGATGGGACGCGCCGTCACGATGGCCGTGTTGATCATCGCCATCGTGTACGTCCCCGTGCTGTTGCTCGAGGGCATGGAGGGCAAGATGTTCCGCCCCATGGCCCTCACGGTGCTGTTTGCCTTGGGCACGGCCCTGGTGCTCACCTTCACCTGGGTGCCGGCGGTGGGAGGCCTGGTGCTGACCAAGGCGAGCCACGAAGAGCCTCGCTTGGTGCGTTGGATGCAACGAGCCTACGCCCCCGTGCTCCACGCGCTGGTGAATCGCTGGAAGCTAGCGGCCGGCGGCGTCACCGCCCTGGTGACGGCGGGCGCGTTGGTCGCCGTCACCAGCGGCGCGGAGTTCGTGCCACGACTGGAAGAAGGCGACGTCGCAATTCAGGTGACGCGGCCCCCCAGCGTATCCATCAACGAGGCGGCTCGGGGGACGACGGCGGTCGAGAAGGCTCTCGAGAAGTTCCCCGAGGTGGTACGCGTCGTGTCCCGCACGGGCAGCCCGGACGTGGCGACGGACGTGATGGGGCCGGAGCAGAGCGACGTGTTCGTGATCCTGAAGCCTCGCTCGGAGTGGACCACCGCGAAGGACGCTTCCGGCTTCGCCGCGGCGTTCGAACCGGAGCTCTCGAAGGCCCTGCCCGGGTCCGCCTTCGGGTTCACACAGCCCATCGAGATGCGCGTGCAGGAGCTGATCGGCGGCGTGAAGGCGGACGTCGGTGTGAAGATCTTCGGCGACGACCTGCCCACGCTGAAACGCCTGGCGCAGCAGGTGTCGCGGGTGATCTCCTCCACCCCCGGCGCCGCGGACGTGCGCATCGAACCGATGAGTGGCCTCTCCATGCTCACCCTGCAGCCGGACACACAGGCCCTGGGACGGCTCGGCGTCCGCTCTCCGGAGCTTCTCGAGTGGGTGCAGGCGCTCCGAGTGGGGCGCCCCGTGGGGCGGCTCATCGACGGACAGCGGCGCTTCGACGTGATGCTGCGAATGTCCCAGCCCCCGGTCGCGGACGACGGCCCGATTCAGGCTGCGCGCATCCCGCTGTCGGACGGGCGATGGGTGCGGCTGGGCGACGTGGTGCGGGTGTCCACGAGCGACGGACCAGCGCAGGTGAGCCGAGAGCAAGGACGCCGGCGCGTGCTGCTGGAAGCCAACGTTCGCGGCCGCGACCTGGCGAGCTTCGTCCACGAGCTCCAAGCCCGCATCGCCCAGGTAAAGATGCCACCGGGCTACTACGTCGAGTACGGCGGCGAGTACGAGAACCTGGCGCGCGCTGGCGCCCGGCTGGCCATCGTGGTGCCGCTCACCTTGGCGGTGATCCTGGTGCTGCTGTACTTGGCGTTCGGCTCGATTCGCCCGGCGCTGCTCATCTTCGTGAACGTCCCGGCGGCGGCCACCGGCGGCTTCTTCGCGCTGTCGCTCCGTGGGCTCGATCTCTCCATCAGCGCCGCGGTCGGATTCTTGGCGCTGTTCGGCGTGGCCACCCTGAACGGCGTGGTGCTCTTGGCGTCGGTCCAAAATCGCCAACAACAAGGAGAAGAGACGCGAGCGGCGGTGCTGAACGCCGCCAAGGACCGCGTCCGTCCGGTCATGGCAACGGCCCTCGTCGCCGCCCTCGGCTTCGTCCCCATGGCGCTGGCCACGGGCACTGGCGCAGAGGTCCAGCGCCCCCTGGCAACGGTCGTGATCGGCGGCCTGGTGACGGCGTCCCTGGTGACGCTGCTGGCGCTCCCCGCGCTCTACGTCCGCTTCGGCGGGCGGGTGGAAACCTAA
- a CDS encoding protein kinase: protein MVMIRRVPTSAPVTPDEIDHLSEGAWWSLEVQHPTLARAADVVMTDGELGIVMPYAEGEVLRSLLRLSSFKRKAIPVPVALKIALEVLDAVHQADTQAMPHTGGGSSYGLGGLVPDSVLVCRNGSVRLLDFGVAGPATKVGPLSRHPEMAAYASPEQLDGETLDLRANLYAVGVMLWEMLAGKRLYVGSTHSAVSDKVKAGTTQRVDATKPVGGDDIPSSVADVVEKAISPSRDERYQSVEEMVEALRGAADVATVEDVAKLVEDLAGNTLSTRQKVIDRATGAAKSASRPERKSIADRAPPARPKPPAPAAAPPPPQGGRKATLLGIAPVGGGAPVPPPPPPRQKMESLDSELLEIVAPSDPPPGGEEDIEVKSLMPEDLVSVRSPSVPEVLEPPKAVEPPPKPPEASPKPPEASPKPPEASPKPPEASPKPPEASPKPPEASPKPPEAKDETREHLKTQMLGSPTPTAEAVEEPAASEDEPAPISLQIAIESDEPEVADEPPKLMDVLKASPAPEPEAKKETEKATASESAKEPEKKPAQKDEAKESEEKDEKSSAVAWIAPPGASLDDAPPRKDKDAEDKAEAREDDDEDEEPMPPSIVDERTQKARRYVFGIVGGAAALLLIAVVASALKGGDEKPKGEEKPATSAAATTKPEPSAAPAPSPAPTPSATVEEEKTEPEEDAGAVEEEKTEPEEEKPVAETPKPKPVYNPKPRPRPKPKPKPFVPKGI from the coding sequence GTGGTCATGATTCGCCGGGTGCCGACGTCTGCACCGGTCACACCCGACGAAATCGACCATCTGTCCGAAGGAGCGTGGTGGTCGCTGGAGGTACAGCACCCGACGCTGGCGAGAGCTGCGGACGTGGTGATGACCGACGGCGAGCTGGGCATCGTGATGCCCTACGCCGAGGGCGAGGTGCTGCGGTCGCTGCTCCGGCTCTCGAGCTTCAAGCGCAAGGCGATCCCGGTGCCGGTGGCGTTGAAGATCGCTCTGGAAGTGCTGGATGCCGTGCATCAGGCGGACACCCAGGCGATGCCGCACACGGGCGGCGGCTCCAGCTACGGTCTCGGCGGTCTGGTGCCGGACAGCGTCCTCGTGTGTCGCAACGGTTCCGTGCGCCTGCTGGACTTTGGCGTCGCCGGACCCGCCACCAAGGTGGGACCGCTTTCGCGCCACCCCGAGATGGCCGCCTACGCGTCTCCCGAGCAGCTCGACGGCGAAACGCTGGACCTGCGCGCCAACCTCTACGCCGTGGGGGTGATGCTCTGGGAGATGCTCGCGGGCAAGCGCCTGTACGTGGGCTCGACCCACTCGGCGGTGTCCGACAAGGTGAAAGCCGGCACGACACAACGCGTGGACGCGACCAAGCCCGTCGGCGGCGACGACATCCCGTCGAGCGTGGCCGATGTCGTCGAAAAAGCGATAAGCCCCTCCCGAGACGAGCGCTACCAGTCCGTGGAAGAGATGGTCGAAGCGCTGCGGGGCGCCGCGGACGTCGCCACGGTAGAAGACGTCGCGAAGCTGGTCGAGGACCTGGCCGGGAACACGCTGTCCACCCGCCAGAAGGTCATCGATCGCGCGACCGGCGCGGCCAAGAGCGCGTCGCGTCCGGAACGCAAGTCGATCGCAGATCGCGCTCCGCCAGCGCGGCCCAAGCCGCCGGCTCCGGCAGCGGCCCCGCCGCCTCCCCAAGGCGGCCGCAAGGCCACGCTCCTCGGCATCGCTCCCGTGGGCGGTGGAGCACCGGTTCCGCCACCACCGCCTCCACGGCAGAAGATGGAGTCCCTCGATTCCGAGCTGCTCGAGATCGTAGCCCCCTCGGATCCGCCCCCCGGTGGAGAAGAGGATATCGAGGTGAAGAGCCTGATGCCGGAGGACCTGGTGTCGGTACGCTCGCCCAGTGTCCCGGAGGTTTTGGAGCCGCCGAAGGCCGTCGAACCGCCGCCCAAGCCACCCGAGGCGTCTCCCAAGCCACCCGAGGCGTCTCCCAAGCCACCCGAGGCGTCTCCCAAGCCACCCGAGGCGTCTCCCAAGCCACCTGAGGCGTCTCCCAAGCCACCCGAGGCGTCTCCCAAGCCGCCGGAAGCCAAGGACGAGACCCGCGAGCACTTGAAGACCCAGATGTTGGGCTCTCCGACGCCCACGGCGGAGGCAGTGGAAGAGCCGGCCGCCAGCGAAGACGAGCCCGCGCCGATCTCGCTTCAGATTGCGATCGAGAGCGACGAGCCGGAAGTCGCGGACGAGCCCCCGAAGCTCATGGACGTCCTCAAGGCGTCCCCTGCGCCGGAGCCTGAAGCCAAGAAGGAAACGGAAAAGGCAACCGCAAGCGAGAGCGCCAAGGAGCCTGAAAAGAAGCCGGCGCAAAAGGACGAGGCGAAGGAGTCCGAAGAGAAGGACGAAAAGAGCTCCGCCGTCGCCTGGATCGCGCCGCCGGGTGCATCCCTCGACGACGCTCCCCCCCGCAAGGACAAGGACGCGGAAGACAAGGCCGAAGCACGCGAGGACGACGACGAGGACGAGGAGCCCATGCCTCCTTCCATCGTCGACGAGCGGACGCAGAAGGCCCGCAGGTACGTGTTCGGCATCGTGGGAGGCGCAGCCGCTCTGTTGCTCATCGCCGTGGTGGCGTCCGCGTTGAAGGGCGGAGACGAAAAGCCGAAGGGCGAAGAGAAGCCGGCGACGAGCGCGGCGGCCACCACCAAGCCCGAACCGAGCGCGGCACCCGCCCCATCTCCTGCGCCCACGCCTTCGGCAACGGTAGAAGAAGAGAAGACCGAGCCGGAAGAAGACGCTGGCGCAGTGGAAGAAGAAAAGACCGAGCCGGAAGAAGAGAAGCCGGTGGCAGAGACTCCGAAACCGAAGCCGGTCTATAATCCCAAGCCCCGGCCTCGTCCCAAGCCCAAGCCCAAGCCGTTCGTCCCGAAAGGCATCTGA
- a CDS encoding CPBP family intramembrane metalloprotease, which translates to MSSPSVLPTRGRIPSPLHAFLAWLTAAFALVVASLSMAAAAAASVAARGGDPVKVLGDPQRSPLVAEPLWIALGTLANELATLTAVGIWWLWLRPPRRAVLPLSTPSAGGLLGALLVVFGLAPLAEVAGELVHRVVQNDITASKVVIAAARGSTPGQFALILVCLALLPAIAEEILFRGFLTSAFEKRFWVAVLVPSVLFGIFHLEPTQAAGTVLLGVGFALARLCTGSLITSMLAHGIYNGAVLVALRYADVVVDRQIEPLPVLFGLVLFGLGLTVLLRQRRASAAEPG; encoded by the coding sequence GTGAGCTCACCGAGCGTTCTCCCCACGCGTGGGCGGATTCCGTCCCCGCTGCACGCTTTCCTGGCGTGGCTCACGGCGGCCTTCGCGTTGGTGGTTGCCAGCTTGTCGATGGCAGCGGCGGCAGCGGCCTCGGTGGCGGCTCGAGGTGGCGATCCCGTGAAGGTGCTGGGCGACCCGCAGCGCTCGCCGCTGGTCGCCGAGCCGCTGTGGATTGCTCTCGGCACCCTCGCCAACGAGCTGGCGACCCTGACGGCGGTCGGGATCTGGTGGCTGTGGCTCCGGCCCCCGCGCCGCGCGGTGCTGCCGCTTTCTACGCCGAGCGCGGGTGGGCTCTTGGGCGCGCTCCTGGTGGTGTTCGGCCTCGCGCCCTTGGCGGAGGTCGCGGGTGAGCTCGTGCATCGCGTGGTGCAGAACGACATCACGGCTTCCAAGGTCGTCATCGCCGCGGCGCGGGGGTCCACGCCCGGACAGTTCGCATTGATCTTGGTGTGCCTCGCGCTGTTGCCGGCGATCGCGGAGGAGATCCTGTTTCGTGGCTTTTTGACCTCCGCCTTCGAAAAGCGCTTCTGGGTCGCAGTGCTCGTTCCCAGCGTGCTGTTCGGCATCTTCCATTTGGAGCCGACGCAGGCTGCGGGGACCGTGCTGCTGGGTGTGGGGTTTGCGCTGGCTCGTCTGTGCACGGGCTCCCTGATCACCAGCATGCTGGCCCACGGCATCTACAACGGAGCCGTGCTGGTGGCGCTGCGCTACGCGGACGTGGTCGTGGATCGTCAGATCGAGCCTTTGCCCGTGTTGTTCGGCCTCGTGCTGTTCGGTCTGGGATTGACCGTTCTCCTGCGCCAGCGTCGCGCGTCAGCTGCCGAGCCAGGGTAA
- a CDS encoding efflux RND transporter periplasmic adaptor subunit, with product MRWMIIVLALTACSRGEPAPEANAPAAEATRVVRVDSSLITSGRIATDKAALRPVRDVLMATGQVEAPPDAMAEVTSPITARIKSLSVRRGDVVKKGDTLAVLEAGEVARVASDLARARARRVHAERVLAQEKALIAEKATSERALSDAQSAVSTAKADESAARTLLSSYGAAHGARLVLKAPIAGSVVMVDGAVGAPVEATAAMFRVVDTTRLEVRADVAEADASAVREGVSATLTPATGGGACSGVVGAHAPSVNPSTRTVPFRIKPGECPELIEGAFVDVAIERDGADDKKLVSVPRDAVVSVDDVPTVFVKEGDGFRAHAVRVARYAGPRVYLDDGVKPDATVVIRGALLLKGELLRAELE from the coding sequence ATGAGATGGATGATCATCGTGCTGGCCCTGACCGCGTGCTCCCGCGGCGAGCCGGCCCCAGAAGCCAATGCTCCCGCTGCGGAGGCAACCCGCGTGGTCCGCGTGGACTCGTCGCTCATCACGTCCGGTCGCATCGCAACGGACAAGGCGGCGCTTCGCCCCGTGCGAGACGTACTGATGGCAACGGGACAGGTGGAAGCGCCGCCGGACGCCATGGCGGAGGTGACTTCGCCGATCACCGCTCGCATCAAGAGTTTGTCGGTCCGCCGCGGTGACGTCGTGAAGAAGGGCGACACTCTCGCGGTACTGGAGGCCGGCGAGGTCGCCCGCGTGGCATCGGATCTGGCACGAGCACGGGCGCGACGCGTCCACGCCGAGCGCGTGCTCGCGCAGGAAAAGGCGCTGATCGCGGAGAAGGCCACGAGCGAGCGCGCGCTGTCCGATGCCCAGAGCGCCGTGAGCACGGCCAAGGCGGACGAGAGCGCCGCGCGCACGCTGCTTTCGAGCTACGGGGCGGCGCACGGGGCGCGGCTGGTGCTGAAGGCGCCGATCGCCGGCAGCGTCGTGATGGTGGACGGCGCCGTGGGGGCCCCCGTGGAAGCGACGGCCGCGATGTTTCGCGTGGTGGACACCACTCGCCTCGAGGTCCGCGCAGACGTCGCCGAGGCGGACGCCAGCGCGGTGCGCGAAGGCGTGAGCGCGACGCTGACCCCGGCGACCGGCGGCGGCGCCTGCAGCGGCGTGGTGGGCGCCCACGCGCCGAGCGTGAATCCGTCCACGCGCACGGTCCCGTTTCGGATCAAGCCGGGTGAGTGCCCGGAGCTGATCGAGGGCGCGTTCGTGGACGTGGCCATCGAGCGAGACGGCGCCGACGACAAGAAGCTGGTCAGCGTGCCACGAGACGCCGTGGTGAGCGTCGACGACGTCCCGACGGTATTCGTGAAGGAGGGCGATGGGTTCCGAGCGCACGCCGTGCGGGTCGCTCGCTACGCGGGGCCTCGGGTGTACCTGGACGACGGAGTGAAGCCGGACGCCACCGTGGTGATCCGAGGCGCGCTGCTGCTCAAGGGAGAGCTCCTGCGCGCGGAGCTCGAGTGA
- a CDS encoding biopolymer transporter ExbD — MRLSIPVLVGVALVAFGCDDKPQKNPFDPPPKETKEPPPITEVPKPKGPPELAIDDMGPKVGFTRILLDKPEGKSKLEKELQDNKAAYDGKEATLSIVRKAKMSWVVTMVQELADIGATKILIKTDTREEYPKELPFTPQRSVPEAAPCSVVGMVLDDRGTAIWKLSGGTASKRAKGFAGPDLTMTGETIERYAKACKQSSIFFVSAADGIEWGLAYDLAASTQKLEGKPLTSIVLLTETPTAGRPVKLQ, encoded by the coding sequence ATGCGCCTTTCCATCCCGGTCCTCGTCGGTGTGGCTCTCGTAGCCTTCGGCTGCGACGACAAGCCGCAAAAGAATCCCTTCGATCCACCACCCAAGGAAACGAAGGAGCCGCCGCCCATCACCGAGGTTCCGAAGCCCAAGGGTCCCCCGGAGCTGGCCATCGACGACATGGGTCCCAAGGTCGGCTTCACGCGCATCTTGCTCGACAAGCCGGAGGGCAAGAGCAAGCTCGAGAAAGAGCTCCAGGACAACAAGGCCGCCTACGACGGCAAGGAGGCCACGCTCTCCATCGTGCGCAAGGCGAAGATGTCCTGGGTCGTGACCATGGTGCAGGAGCTCGCGGACATCGGTGCCACCAAGATCCTCATCAAGACCGACACCCGCGAGGAGTATCCGAAGGAGTTGCCCTTTACGCCTCAACGCTCGGTTCCGGAAGCTGCGCCCTGCTCCGTCGTCGGCATGGTGCTCGACGATCGCGGCACCGCCATCTGGAAGCTGTCCGGGGGCACCGCCAGCAAGCGCGCCAAGGGCTTCGCCGGTCCCGATCTGACCATGACGGGCGAGACCATCGAGCGCTACGCGAAGGCGTGCAAGCAATCGAGCATCTTCTTCGTTTCCGCCGCGGATGGCATCGAGTGGGGTCTGGCCTACGATCTCGCGGCGTCCACGCAGAAGCTCGAAGGCAAGCCGCTGACCAGCATCGTGCTCCTCACGGAGACGCCCACCGCTGGCCGCCCCGTGAAGCTTCAGTGA